In Enterobacter cloacae, the following are encoded in one genomic region:
- a CDS encoding Zn-dependent exopeptidase M28 produces MLSATRHRMAALALGVCFILPAQAKNQPYGEIANMQARHIATVFPGRMTGTPAEMLSADYIRQQFADMGYQSDIRSFHSRYIYTSRNKTKNWHNVTGSTVIAAHEGHAAQQIIIIAHLDTYAPMSDADIDNNLGGLTLQGMDDNAAGLGVMLELAERMKNVPTKYGIRFVATSGEEEGKLGAENILKRMSAEEKKNTLLVINLDNLIVGDKLYFNSGQSTPGTVRKLTRDRALAIARNQGVYATSNPGGNPAHPKGTACCSDGEVFDKAGIPVLYVEATNWTLGKKDGYQQRAKSKAFPDGTSWHDIRLDNQQHIDSALPQRIEHRSRDVVKVMLPLVKELAKANKA; encoded by the coding sequence ATGTTATCCGCAACGCGCCACCGTATGGCTGCCCTGGCGCTCGGCGTTTGCTTTATCCTTCCGGCTCAGGCAAAAAATCAACCGTATGGTGAAATCGCCAATATGCAGGCGCGGCACATTGCAACGGTCTTTCCTGGTCGCATGACCGGCACGCCAGCAGAGATGCTCTCTGCAGACTATATTCGCCAGCAGTTTGCGGATATGGGTTACCAAAGTGATATCCGGTCGTTCCACAGCCGCTACATCTATACCTCACGCAACAAAACGAAAAACTGGCATAACGTGACCGGCAGCACCGTCATTGCTGCACACGAGGGCCACGCCGCCCAGCAGATTATTATTATTGCGCATCTCGATACCTACGCGCCGATGAGCGATGCCGATATCGATAATAACCTCGGCGGGCTGACGCTGCAGGGAATGGATGATAACGCGGCCGGTCTGGGCGTCATGCTCGAACTGGCCGAGCGCATGAAGAATGTCCCGACAAAATACGGAATTCGCTTTGTCGCGACCAGCGGTGAAGAAGAAGGAAAACTCGGCGCTGAGAATATCCTTAAGCGCATGAGTGCAGAAGAGAAGAAAAATACGCTGCTGGTGATTAACCTCGATAACCTGATCGTGGGCGATAAACTCTATTTCAACAGCGGACAAAGTACCCCTGGCACCGTGCGTAAACTCACGCGAGACCGGGCGCTGGCCATTGCCCGTAATCAGGGTGTGTATGCTACCAGCAATCCTGGCGGCAACCCGGCGCATCCAAAAGGAACCGCCTGTTGTTCCGACGGTGAAGTATTCGACAAAGCGGGTATTCCGGTACTGTACGTTGAGGCCACTAACTGGACGCTGGGCAAGAAAGATGGCTATCAACAGCGTGCCAAATCGAAAGCCTTCCCGGACGGGACAAGCTGGCATGACATCAGACTGGATAATCAGCAGCACATTGATAGCGCGCTACCGCAAAGAATTGAACACCGCAGTCGCGATGTGGTGAAAGTGATGTTGCCGCTGGTGAAAGAACTGGCGAAAGCAAATAAGGCTTAG
- the cysH gene encoding phosphoadenosine phosphosulfate reductase → MSVLDLNALNELPKVERILALAETNAELEKLDAEGRVAWALENLPGDYVLSSSFGIQAAVSLHLVNQIRPDIPVILTDTGYLFPETYQFIDELTDTLKLNLKVYRGEQSAAWQEARYGKLWEQGVEGIEKYNEINKVEPMNRALKELNAQTWFAGLRREQSGSRATLPVLAVQRGVFKVLPIIDWDNRTVYQYLQKHGLKYHPLWDQGYLSVGDTHTTRKWEPGMAEEETRFFGLKRECGLHEG, encoded by the coding sequence ATGTCCGTACTCGATCTAAACGCCCTTAACGAACTGCCAAAAGTTGAACGTATTCTGGCACTGGCGGAAACCAACGCAGAGCTGGAAAAACTGGACGCCGAAGGGCGAGTGGCGTGGGCGCTGGAAAACCTGCCGGGTGACTATGTTCTCTCGTCGAGTTTTGGTATCCAGGCGGCGGTCAGCCTGCATCTGGTGAATCAAATTCGACCGGACATTCCGGTGATCCTCACCGATACCGGCTACCTGTTCCCGGAAACCTACCAGTTTATTGATGAGCTGACGGACACGCTCAAACTGAACCTGAAAGTCTACCGTGGAGAGCAGAGCGCGGCCTGGCAGGAGGCGCGTTACGGCAAGCTGTGGGAGCAGGGTGTTGAGGGCATTGAGAAATACAATGAGATCAACAAAGTCGAGCCGATGAACCGTGCGCTGAAAGAGCTCAACGCGCAGACCTGGTTTGCGGGCCTGCGCCGCGAGCAGTCCGGTAGCCGGGCGACATTGCCGGTGCTGGCTGTTCAGCGCGGTGTGTTCAAAGTGCTGCCGATTATTGACTGGGATAACCGTACGGTTTACCAGTACCTGCAAAAACACGGGCTGAAGTACCATCCGCTGTGGGATCAGGGCTATCTGTCAGTCGGCGATACCCACACCACGCGTAAATGGGAGCCGGGAATGGCGGAAGAAGAGACGCGATTCTTTGGGCTGAAGCGCGAGTGCGGGTTGCACGAAGGGTGA
- the cysI gene encoding sulfite reductase [NADPH] hemoprotein beta-component, with the protein MSEKHPGPLVVEGKLSDAERMKVESNYLRGTIAEDLNDGLTGGFKGDNFLLIRFHGMYQQDDRDIRAERAEQKLEPRHAMLLRCRLPGGVITTKQWQAIDKFAHDNTIYGSIRLTNRQTFQFHGILKKNVKPVHQMLHSVGLDALATANDMNRNVLCTSNPFESELHAEAYEWAKKISEHLLPRTRAYAEIWLDQEKVATTDEEPILGQTYLPRKFKTTVVIPPQNDIDLHANDMNFVAIAENGKLVGFNLLVGGGLSIEHGNKKTYARTASEFGFLPLEHTLAVAEAVVTTQRDWGNRTDRKNAKTKYTLERVGVETFKEEVERRAGIKFEPIRPYEFTGRGDRIGWVKGIDNKWHLTLFIENGRILDYPGRPLKTGLLEIAKIHKGEFRITANQNLIIAGVPDSQKAKIEKLARDHGLMNAVKPQRENSMACVSFPTCPLAMAEAERFLPSFTDKVEVILEKHGIPEEHIVMRVTGCPNGCGRAMLAELGLVGKAPGRYNVHLGGNRMGTRIPRMYRENITEPEILDSIDELVGRWAKEREAGEGFGDFTVRAGIIRPVLDPARDFWE; encoded by the coding sequence ATGAGTGAAAAACATCCTGGCCCACTGGTGGTCGAAGGCAAACTGTCTGATGCCGAGCGCATGAAGGTTGAGAGTAACTACCTGCGCGGCACCATTGCCGAAGATTTAAATGACGGTCTGACCGGCGGTTTCAAAGGCGATAACTTCCTGTTGATCCGTTTCCACGGTATGTACCAGCAGGACGACCGTGACATCCGCGCCGAGCGTGCTGAACAAAAGCTGGAGCCGCGTCATGCAATGCTGCTGCGCTGTCGTCTGCCGGGTGGGGTTATCACCACCAAACAGTGGCAGGCGATCGACAAGTTTGCCCATGACAATACTATTTACGGCAGCATTCGTCTGACCAACCGTCAGACCTTCCAGTTCCACGGTATTCTGAAGAAGAACGTGAAGCCGGTACACCAGATGCTGCACTCTGTTGGCCTGGACGCGCTGGCGACCGCCAACGATATGAACCGTAACGTGCTGTGCACCTCGAACCCGTTTGAGTCCGAACTGCATGCAGAAGCGTATGAGTGGGCGAAGAAAATTTCTGAGCATCTGTTGCCACGTACCCGCGCTTATGCGGAGATCTGGCTCGATCAGGAAAAAGTCGCCACCACCGACGAAGAACCGATCCTCGGCCAGACCTATCTGCCGCGTAAGTTCAAAACCACGGTGGTGATCCCGCCGCAGAACGATATCGATCTGCACGCCAACGACATGAACTTTGTGGCGATTGCCGAAAACGGCAAGCTGGTGGGCTTTAATCTGCTGGTGGGCGGCGGTTTGTCCATTGAACACGGTAACAAGAAGACCTATGCCCGCACCGCGAGCGAGTTCGGCTTCCTGCCGCTGGAGCACACGCTGGCCGTGGCGGAAGCGGTAGTCACCACTCAGCGTGACTGGGGTAACCGTACCGATCGTAAAAACGCGAAAACCAAATATACCCTGGAGCGCGTAGGCGTCGAGACGTTCAAAGAGGAAGTAGAGCGTCGCGCGGGTATTAAGTTTGAGCCGATCCGTCCGTACGAATTCACCGGTCGTGGCGATCGCATCGGCTGGGTAAAAGGTATCGACAATAAATGGCACCTGACGCTGTTTATCGAAAACGGTCGTATTCTGGATTATCCAGGTCGTCCGCTGAAAACCGGTCTGCTGGAAATTGCTAAGATCCACAAAGGTGAGTTCCGCATTACCGCCAACCAGAACCTGATCATTGCCGGTGTGCCGGATAGCCAGAAGGCGAAGATCGAGAAGCTGGCACGCGATCACGGGTTGATGAATGCGGTCAAACCGCAGCGTGAAAACTCGATGGCCTGCGTGTCATTCCCGACCTGTCCGCTGGCGATGGCGGAAGCCGAACGCTTCCTGCCGTCGTTCACCGATAAAGTGGAAGTGATTCTGGAAAAGCACGGTATTCCTGAAGAGCACATTGTGATGCGTGTGACCGGTTGTCCGAACGGCTGTGGCCGCGCGATGCTGGCCGAACTGGGGCTGGTCGGTAAAGCGCCGGGCCGCTACAACGTGCATCTCGGCGGCAACCGGATGGGTACACGCATTCCGCGTATGTATCGCGAAAATATTACGGAACCGGAAATTCTCGATTCCATTGACGAGCTTGTCGGGCGCTGGGCGAAAGAGCGCGAAGCGGGTGAAGGCTTCGGTGACTTTACGGTGCGTGCGGGCATCATTCGCCCGGTGCTCGATCCCGCACGGGATTTCTGGGAGTAA
- the cysJ gene encoding sulfite reductase [NADPH] flavoprotein alpha-component, translating into MTTQAPPSNLLPLNPEQLARLQAATTDFSPTQLAWVSGYFWGILNQQAGAVVAAPATAVETPAITLISASQTGNARRVAEALRDDLLAAKLHVNLVNAGDYKFKQIASEKLLVVVASTQGEGEPAEEAVALHKFLFSKKAPKLASTAFAVFGLGDTSYEFFCQSGKDFDSKLAELGAERLLDRVDADVEYQTAAAEWRSRIVEVLKARVPKETSAQATLTATGAVNDIHSTPYTKETPLTATLSVNQKITGRDSEKDVRHIEIDLGDSGLRYQPGDALGVWYQNDPALVKELVELLWLKGNEPVTVEGKTLPLSEALQWHFELTVNTINIVENYATLTRSESLLPLVGDKAKLQHYAATTPIVDMVRFSPAQLDADALISLLRPLTPRLYSIASSQAEVESEVHVTVGVVRYDIEGRARTGGASGFLADRVEEEGEVRIFIEHNDNFRLPANPETPVIMIGPGTGIAPFRSFMQQRAANEAPGKNWLFFGNPHFTDDFLYQVEWQRYVKEGVLSRIDLAWSRDQKEKVYVQDKLREQGAELWRWINDGAHIYVCGDANRMAKDVEQTLLDVIAEFGGMDAETADEFLSELRVERRYQRDVY; encoded by the coding sequence ATGACAACACAGGCCCCACCTTCAAACTTGCTTCCCCTGAACCCGGAGCAACTGGCGCGCCTTCAGGCTGCCACCACTGATTTTTCACCCACTCAGCTTGCCTGGGTGTCCGGCTATTTCTGGGGAATACTTAACCAACAGGCAGGAGCCGTTGTTGCTGCTCCTGCGACTGCCGTTGAGACCCCGGCCATTACGCTTATCTCCGCCTCGCAGACGGGCAATGCCCGCCGTGTTGCCGAAGCGCTACGTGATGATCTGCTCGCGGCCAAACTGCACGTGAATCTGGTGAACGCCGGGGATTATAAATTCAAACAAATCGCGTCAGAAAAACTGCTGGTGGTTGTGGCTTCAACGCAGGGTGAGGGTGAGCCTGCTGAAGAAGCGGTGGCATTGCATAAGTTCCTGTTCTCGAAAAAAGCGCCAAAACTGGCGAGCACTGCCTTTGCCGTGTTCGGCCTGGGCGATACCTCCTATGAATTCTTCTGCCAGTCAGGTAAAGATTTTGACAGCAAACTGGCGGAGCTGGGCGCAGAGCGCCTGCTGGACAGAGTCGACGCCGATGTGGAATACCAGACCGCGGCAGCTGAATGGCGCTCGCGTATTGTTGAGGTGCTGAAAGCCCGTGTTCCGAAAGAGACATCGGCGCAGGCAACACTCACGGCGACGGGGGCCGTCAATGATATTCACTCCACGCCATACACCAAAGAGACTCCGCTGACGGCGACGCTTTCCGTTAACCAGAAAATTACTGGCCGTGACTCTGAAAAAGATGTGCGTCATATCGAAATCGATCTTGGTGACTCGGGTCTGCGTTATCAACCCGGTGATGCGCTGGGGGTCTGGTATCAGAACGATCCTGCGCTGGTGAAAGAGCTGGTTGAATTGCTGTGGTTGAAAGGTAACGAACCTGTCACCGTGGAAGGTAAAACACTGCCGCTCAGCGAAGCGCTGCAGTGGCATTTCGAGCTGACGGTAAACACCATCAATATCGTTGAGAACTATGCCACCTTAACGCGCAGCGAATCACTGCTGCCGCTGGTTGGCGACAAGGCGAAATTGCAGCATTACGCGGCAACTACCCCGATTGTCGATATGGTGCGTTTCTCTCCTGCTCAACTGGATGCCGATGCGCTGATTAGCCTGCTGCGTCCACTGACGCCGCGCCTGTACTCCATCGCCTCTTCGCAGGCTGAAGTGGAGAGCGAAGTGCATGTCACCGTGGGCGTGGTGCGTTATGACATCGAAGGCCGTGCGCGTACGGGGGGAGCATCAGGCTTCCTGGCTGACCGTGTAGAAGAAGAGGGCGAAGTCCGGATCTTTATCGAGCACAACGATAACTTCCGTCTGCCAGCAAACCCGGAAACGCCGGTCATTATGATTGGCCCGGGCACCGGTATTGCACCGTTCCGTTCATTTATGCAGCAGCGCGCAGCAAATGAAGCGCCGGGCAAAAACTGGCTGTTCTTCGGCAACCCGCACTTTACCGACGATTTCCTCTACCAGGTTGAATGGCAGCGCTACGTCAAAGAAGGCGTACTTTCGCGCATCGATCTGGCCTGGTCTCGCGACCAAAAAGAAAAAGTCTACGTACAAGACAAACTGCGCGAACAGGGTGCAGAGCTGTGGCGCTGGATCAATGACGGTGCCCATATTTATGTCTGCGGCGACGCCAATCGCATGGCGAAAGACGTTGAGCAGACGTTACTGGACGTGATTGCCGAATTCGGCGGTATGGATGCCGAAACGGCGGATGAATTTTTAAGTGAGCTGCGCGTTGAGCGCCGTTATCAGCGAGATGTCTACTAA
- a CDS encoding 6-carboxy-5,6,7,8-tetrahydropterin synthase has product MSTTLFKDFTFEAAHRLPHVPEGHKCGRLHGHSFMVRLEITGEVDPHTGWIMDFAELKAAFKPTYDRLDHYYLNDIPGLENPTSEVLAKWVWDQMKPLVPLLSAVMIKETCTAGCVYRGE; this is encoded by the coding sequence ATGTCCACCACACTGTTTAAAGATTTCACCTTCGAAGCCGCCCACCGCCTTCCGCATGTCCCTGAAGGGCATAAATGTGGCCGCCTGCACGGGCACTCGTTTATGGTGCGTCTTGAGATCACCGGTGAAGTCGATCCGCATACGGGTTGGATCATGGACTTTGCCGAACTGAAGGCCGCCTTCAAACCAACCTATGATCGTCTGGATCACTACTATCTGAATGACATCCCGGGCCTTGAAAACCCGACCAGCGAAGTGCTGGCAAAATGGGTCTGGGATCAGATGAAACCGCTGGTACCACTGCTGAGCGCGGTGATGATCAAAGAAACCTGTACGGCAGGCTGCGTATATCGCGGAGAGTAA
- the queE gene encoding 7-carboxy-7-deazaguanine synthase: MQYPINEMFQTLQGEGYFTGVPAIFIRLQGCPVGCAWCDTKHTWDKLADREVSLFSILAKTKESDKWGAGSSEDLLAIIGRQGWTARHVVITGGEPCIHDLTPLTELLEKNGYSCQIETSGTHEVRCSHATWVTVSPKVSMRGGYEVLSQALERADEIKHPVGRVRDIEALDELLATLTDEKQRVIALQPISQKDDATRLCIETCIARNWRLSMQTHKYLNIA, translated from the coding sequence ATGCAGTACCCGATTAACGAGATGTTCCAGACCCTGCAAGGCGAGGGTTACTTTACCGGCGTTCCCGCTATCTTTATCCGCTTGCAGGGATGCCCGGTTGGCTGTGCCTGGTGTGATACCAAACATACGTGGGATAAACTCGCAGATCGGGAAGTGTCGCTGTTTAGCATTCTGGCCAAAACCAAAGAGAGCGATAAGTGGGGCGCGGGAAGTTCGGAAGATCTGCTGGCTATCATTGGTCGCCAGGGCTGGACGGCCCGCCATGTGGTGATCACCGGCGGTGAACCCTGCATCCACGACCTGACGCCGCTGACTGAGTTGCTCGAAAAGAACGGCTATAGCTGCCAGATTGAAACCAGCGGTACCCATGAAGTGCGCTGCTCACATGCCACCTGGGTGACGGTATCGCCAAAAGTAAGTATGCGCGGTGGATATGAGGTGCTGTCTCAGGCGCTGGAACGTGCCGATGAGATCAAACATCCGGTTGGTCGCGTGCGTGATATTGAAGCGCTGGATGAACTGCTGGCAACGCTCACCGATGAAAAGCAGCGGGTCATTGCCCTGCAGCCGATCAGTCAGAAAGACGATGCCACGCGTCTGTGCATTGAAACATGTATCGCCCGCAACTGGCGGTTGTCGATGCAGACGCACAAGTATTTGAACATTGCATAA
- a CDS encoding NAD(P)H-binding protein — translation MKTLLITGVTGFLGGAALEKILNSNEPVRLLLLARASDQQKGLERVKENMRKFNVHEDKLASLKAEDILIGDLSQPESFLDDPRLEQVTHVLNCAAVASFGNNPLIWKVNVEGTLALARRMEQVATLERFLHVGTAMSCTPEQDSLVAESAEFRESAEHLVEYTYSKSTIEQMMRQHCPNLPLLIARPSIVVGHTRHGCAPSSSIFWVFSMGLMLQKFMCSMEDKIDVVPVDYCADALLMLLYSNARPGEVVHISAGEENSVRFADIDNAMALALEKAPVGDKYAQVSYETLVRMRRELKDIFGPCNERLMLKAMRLYGAFATLNVRFSNDKLLSMGMPKPPRFTDYIARCVQTTRGLTIPEQMEVDFK, via the coding sequence ATGAAGACGTTATTGATTACAGGCGTGACCGGATTTCTGGGCGGTGCAGCACTTGAAAAAATCCTTAATAGCAACGAACCCGTAAGGTTACTCCTGCTCGCGCGTGCCAGCGACCAACAAAAAGGGCTGGAGCGCGTGAAAGAGAACATGCGTAAATTCAACGTCCATGAGGATAAACTGGCCTCGCTGAAAGCGGAGGATATCCTCATCGGCGATCTCAGCCAGCCTGAGAGTTTCCTGGACGATCCTCGTCTGGAACAGGTGACGCATGTTCTTAACTGCGCAGCCGTTGCGTCATTTGGTAATAACCCGCTGATCTGGAAAGTTAACGTTGAGGGCACGCTGGCGTTGGCTCGCCGCATGGAGCAAGTGGCCACATTAGAGCGTTTCCTGCACGTGGGTACCGCCATGTCCTGTACGCCGGAGCAGGATTCACTGGTAGCCGAAAGCGCGGAATTCAGAGAAAGCGCCGAGCACCTGGTGGAATATACGTACTCGAAATCCACTATTGAGCAGATGATGCGTCAGCATTGCCCAAATCTGCCACTGCTTATTGCCCGTCCATCCATCGTCGTCGGCCATACCCGTCACGGCTGTGCGCCTTCAAGCAGCATTTTCTGGGTCTTCAGCATGGGACTGATGCTGCAAAAATTTATGTGTTCGATGGAAGACAAGATCGATGTTGTGCCGGTGGACTACTGCGCCGATGCACTGTTAATGCTCCTCTACAGCAATGCTCGTCCAGGGGAAGTTGTGCATATTTCTGCCGGGGAAGAGAACAGCGTTCGTTTTGCGGATATTGATAACGCAATGGCGCTGGCACTGGAGAAAGCGCCTGTCGGTGATAAGTACGCTCAGGTGAGCTACGAAACGCTGGTCAGAATGCGTCGCGAGCTGAAGGATATTTTTGGCCCGTGCAATGAGCGTCTGATGTTGAAAGCGATGCGTTTATACGGTGCCTTTGCCACGCTGAACGTGCGCTTCAGCAATGATAAGCTGCTGAGCATGGGGATGCCAAAACCCCCTCGCTTTACGGACTACATTGCCCGCTGCGTTCAGACCACCCGGGGGCTGACTATTCCGGAGCAAATGGAAGTCGATTTTAAATAG
- the eno gene encoding enolase, translating into MSKIVKVIGREIIDSRGNPTVEAEVHLEGGFVGMAAAPSGASTGSREALELRDGDKSRFMGKGVLKAVGAVNGPIAQAILGKDAKDQAGIDKIMIDLDGTENKSNFGANAILAVSLANAKAAAAAKGMPLFEHIAELNGTPGKYSMPVPMMNIINGGEHADNNVDIQEFMIQPVGAKSLKEAVRMGSEVFHNLAKVLKAKGMNTAVGDEGGYAPNLGSNAEALAVIAEAVKAAGYELGKDITLAMDCAASEFYKDGKYVLAGEGNKAFTSEEFTHFLEDLTKQYPIVSIEDGLDESDWAGFAYQTKVLGDKIQLVGDDLFVTNTKILKEGIDKGIVNSILIKFNQIGSLTETLAAIKMAKDAGYTAVISHRSGETEDATIADLAVGTAAGQIKTGSMSRSDRVAKYNQLIRIEEALGEKAPYNGRKEIKGQ; encoded by the coding sequence ATGTCCAAAATCGTTAAAGTCATCGGTCGTGAAATCATCGACTCCCGTGGTAACCCGACCGTTGAAGCTGAAGTTCACCTGGAAGGTGGTTTCGTCGGTATGGCAGCTGCTCCATCAGGTGCTTCTACTGGTTCCCGCGAAGCGCTGGAACTGCGCGATGGCGACAAATCCCGTTTCATGGGCAAAGGCGTACTGAAAGCTGTTGGCGCTGTAAACGGTCCTATTGCTCAGGCAATCCTTGGCAAAGACGCCAAAGACCAGGCTGGCATCGACAAGATCATGATCGATCTGGACGGTACTGAAAACAAATCTAACTTCGGTGCGAACGCCATCCTGGCCGTTTCTCTGGCGAACGCCAAAGCGGCAGCTGCTGCGAAAGGTATGCCTCTGTTCGAGCACATCGCTGAACTGAACGGCACCCCAGGCAAATACTCCATGCCAGTACCAATGATGAACATCATCAACGGTGGTGAGCACGCAGATAACAACGTTGATATTCAGGAATTCATGATTCAGCCAGTTGGCGCGAAATCCCTGAAAGAAGCGGTACGTATGGGTTCTGAAGTGTTCCACAACCTGGCTAAAGTTCTGAAAGCTAAAGGTATGAACACTGCTGTTGGTGACGAAGGTGGCTATGCGCCAAACCTGGGTTCTAACGCCGAAGCACTGGCTGTAATCGCTGAAGCGGTTAAAGCAGCTGGCTATGAGCTGGGCAAAGACATCACCCTGGCAATGGACTGTGCAGCATCTGAATTCTACAAAGACGGTAAATACGTTCTGGCTGGCGAAGGCAACAAAGCGTTCACCTCTGAAGAGTTCACTCACTTCCTGGAAGACCTGACCAAACAGTACCCAATCGTTTCTATCGAAGACGGTCTGGACGAGTCTGACTGGGCTGGTTTCGCATACCAGACTAAAGTACTGGGCGACAAAATCCAGCTGGTTGGTGACGATCTGTTCGTAACCAACACCAAGATCCTGAAAGAAGGTATCGATAAAGGCATCGTTAACTCCATCCTGATCAAATTCAACCAGATCGGTTCTCTGACCGAAACTCTGGCTGCGATCAAAATGGCGAAAGACGCTGGCTACACTGCAGTTATCTCTCACCGTTCTGGCGAAACTGAAGATGCTACCATCGCTGACCTGGCTGTTGGTACCGCTGCAGGCCAGATCAAAACAGGTTCTATGAGCCGTTCTGACCGTGTTGCTAAATACAACCAGCTGATTCGTATCGAAGAAGCTCTGGGCGAAAAAGCACCATACAATGGTCGTAAAGAGATCAAAGGCCAGTAA
- the pyrG gene encoding CTP synthase, with the protein MTTNYIFVTGGVVSSLGKGIAAASLAAILEARGLNVTMMKLDPYINVDPGTMSPIQHGEVFVTEDGAETDLDLGHYERFIRTKMTRRNNFTTGRIYSDVLRKERRGDYLGATVQVIPHITNAIKERIIAGGEGHDVVLVEIGGTVGDIESLPFLEAIRQLAVDIGREHALFMHLTLVPYLAAAGEVKTKPTQHSVKELLSIGIQPDILVCRSDRAVPANERAKIALFCNVPEKAVISMKDVDSIYKIPGLLKSQGLDDYICKRFSLNCPEANLSEWEQVIYEEANPAGEVTIGMVGKYIELPDAYKSVIEALKHGGLKNRVSVNIKLIDSQDVETRGVEILKGLDAILIPGGFGYRGVEGKIATARYARENNIPYLGICLGMQVALIEFARNVAGMENANSTEFVPDCKYPVVALITEWRDEDGNVEVRTEKSDLGGTMRLGAQACQLSDDSVVRKLYGEPTITERHRHRYEVNNMLLKQIEAAGLRVAGRSGDDQLVEIIEVPNHPWFVACQFHPEFTSTPRDGHPLFAGFVKAASDYQKRQAK; encoded by the coding sequence ATGACAACGAACTATATTTTTGTGACCGGCGGGGTCGTATCCTCTCTGGGTAAAGGCATTGCCGCAGCCTCCCTCGCAGCCATTCTTGAAGCCCGTGGCCTCAATGTGACCATGATGAAACTGGATCCGTACATCAACGTCGATCCTGGCACCATGAGCCCAATCCAACACGGGGAAGTGTTCGTTACTGAAGACGGCGCTGAAACCGATCTGGATCTTGGCCACTACGAGCGTTTCATCCGTACCAAAATGACCCGTCGTAATAACTTCACGACTGGCCGTATCTACTCCGACGTTCTGCGTAAAGAGCGCCGTGGTGACTATCTGGGTGCTACCGTTCAGGTTATCCCGCACATCACTAACGCAATCAAAGAACGCATTATTGCGGGTGGCGAAGGCCATGACGTTGTGCTGGTTGAAATCGGCGGTACTGTAGGTGATATCGAATCCCTGCCGTTCCTGGAAGCGATTCGCCAGCTGGCGGTCGATATTGGTCGTGAACATGCGCTGTTCATGCACCTGACGCTGGTGCCTTACCTGGCGGCGGCTGGTGAAGTGAAAACCAAGCCGACTCAGCACTCTGTGAAAGAACTGCTCTCCATCGGTATTCAGCCTGACATCCTGGTTTGCCGTTCCGATCGCGCTGTTCCGGCGAACGAACGTGCGAAAATTGCATTGTTCTGTAACGTGCCTGAAAAAGCCGTTATTTCAATGAAAGATGTCGATTCCATTTATAAAATCCCGGGCCTGTTGAAATCACAGGGTCTGGACGATTATATTTGTAAACGATTCAGCCTGAACTGTCCGGAAGCTAACCTGTCTGAATGGGAACAGGTTATTTACGAAGAAGCTAATCCGGCAGGTGAAGTGACTATCGGTATGGTCGGCAAGTACATTGAGCTGCCGGATGCCTATAAGTCCGTTATCGAAGCGCTGAAACACGGCGGTCTGAAGAACCGCGTCTCCGTTAACATCAAGCTGATTGATTCGCAGGATGTTGAAACGCGTGGCGTAGAAATTCTGAAAGGTCTGGATGCGATTCTGATCCCTGGTGGCTTTGGCTACCGTGGTGTGGAAGGCAAGATCGCCACTGCACGCTATGCGCGTGAAAACAATATTCCATACCTCGGCATCTGCCTGGGTATGCAGGTTGCGCTGATCGAATTTGCGCGCAACGTAGCAGGAATGGAAAACGCGAACTCTACGGAATTTGTGCCAGACTGTAAGTACCCTGTCGTGGCGCTTATCACTGAATGGCGTGACGAAGACGGTAACGTTGAAGTCCGTACAGAGAAGAGCGATCTGGGTGGCACAATGCGTCTTGGCGCACAGGCCTGCCAGTTGTCCGACGATAGCGTGGTTCGCAAGCTGTATGGCGAGCCAACCATTACTGAGCGCCATCGTCACCGCTACGAAGTCAACAACATGTTGTTGAAACAAATTGAAGCTGCGGGTCTGCGTGTTGCGGGCCGTTCCGGGGATGATCAGTTAGTCGAGATCATTGAGGTGCCTAACCATCCGTGGTTCGTTGCCTGCCAATTCCACCCGGAATTTACTTCTACGCCGCGTGATGGACATCCGCTGTTTGCAGGCTTTGTGAAGGCCGCCAGCGATTACCAGAAGCGTCAGGCGAAGTAA